Proteins co-encoded in one Girardinichthys multiradiatus isolate DD_20200921_A chromosome 11, DD_fGirMul_XY1, whole genome shotgun sequence genomic window:
- the capns1a gene encoding calpain small subunit 1a — MFFLKKVVGGIVDVVSNIDPNQFVPANPPPPRGPVAYAERHESDEEQQFRRVFQQLAGDDMEVSPNELMNILNKIISKHGDLKTDGFSIESCRSMVAVMDSDSTGKLGFHEFKHLWNNIKKWQGVYKQYDADRSGVIGADELPGAFRAAGFPLSDELFKMIIRRYSDESGNMDFDNYIGCLVRLDAMCRAFQTLDKDKNGTIKVNVKEWLQLTMYS, encoded by the exons ATGTTCTTTCTCAAGAAAGTTGTCGGCGGCATCGTTGATGTTGTCAG caacaTTGATCCTAACCAGTTCGTGCCCGCAAATCCT CCTCCTCCACGCGGGCCAGTGGCATATGCAGAAAGGCATGAAAGTGATGAGGAGCAACAGTTCCGCAGAGTCTTCCAGCAACTCGCTGGAGAT GACATGGAGGTGAGCCCAAATGAGCTAATGAACATCCTGAACAAGATCATCTCAAAGC aCGGAGACCTGAAGACAGATGGTTTCTCCATTGAATCCTGCAGGAGCATGGTGGCTGTCATGGAT TCGGACAGCACTGGGAAACTTGGCTTCCATGAATTCAAACACCTCTGGAACAACATAAAGAAATGGCAG GGTGTGTACAAGCAATATGATGCAGACCGCTCTGGTGTCATCGGTGCAGATGAGCTGCCAGGTGCCTTTAGAGCTGCTG GCTTCCCTCTCAGTGACGAGCTCTTCAAGATGATCATTCGTAGATATAGTGATGAAAGCGGCAACATGGATTTTGACAACTACATTGGCTGCCTTGTGAGGCTTGATGCCATGTGCC GCGCCTTCCAAACCCTGGACAAGGATAAAAATGGGACTATCAAGGTCAATGTTAAAGAG TGGCTTCAGTTGACCATGTACTCTTGA